From the genome of Kwoniella bestiolae CBS 10118 chromosome 5, complete sequence, one region includes:
- a CDS encoding diphosphomevalonate decarboxylase, whose translation MYEATVSAPVNIACIKYWGKRNTKLILPTNSSLSVTLDQDHLRSTTTSRADESFEKGDRLWLNGKEETVKEDGRLGVCIKELRNWRKVEEDKDGSLPKLSKWPLRIASYNNFPTAAGLASSASGLAALVASLSKLYSLPQTPSQLSLIARQGSGSACRSLFGGFVAWREGSNEDGSDSLAEEVAPQGHWPEMHALICVVSDAKKGTSSTSGMQRTVETSTLLQHRLKIVPGRMEEISKAIKDRDFQKFGEITMKDSNSFHSVCLDTSPPIFYLNDVSKSIIASIEELNRSSGEIVAAYTFDAGPNAVIYALEKNIPKVLGVITKFFPTSEENSDPFGTAAEALPEGYNTNVVREGGWEKGAVKSLIHTRVGDGPRTLGREESLLGENGEPKVLA comes from the exons ATGTACGAAGCGACAGTCTCAGCGCCAGTCAATATAGCCTGTATCAA GTACTGGGGCAAACGAAATACAAAGTTAATCCTACCTACCAACTCATCCCTCTCTGTCACACTCGATCAAGACCATCTGCGatcaaccaccacctcccgAGCTGACGAGTCATtcgagaagggagataggCTCTGGTTGAACGGGAAGGAGGAGACTGTCaaagaggatgggaggttgGGGGTTTGTATCAAGGAGCTAAGGAATTGGAGgaaagttgaggaagataaggatGGTAGTTTGcccaag CTCTCCAAATGGCCTCTCCGCATCGCCTCATATAACAACTTCCCCACCGCGGCCGGCctcgcctcctccgcctcagGCCTCGCCGCCCTCGTAGCCTCCCTCTCCAAGCTCTACTCCCTCCCTCAAACCCCCTCGCAACTCTCCCTCATCGCGCGTCAAGGGTCCGGTTCAGCCTGTCGATCATTATTCGGCGGCTTCGTAGCGTGGCGAGAAGGATCAAACGAGGACGGTTCTGACTCGTTAGCGGAGGAGGTGGCTCCTCAAGGCCATTGGCCAGAGATGCACGCTCTCATCTGTGTAGTTTCAGATGCCAAAAAGGGAACATCCTCTACATCAGGTATGCAACGGACCGTCGAGAcctccactctcctccaacaTCGACTGAAGATCGTTCCTGGACGGATGGAGGAGATTTCAAAAGCTATAAAAGACAGGGATTTCCAGAAGTTCGGAGAGATCACCATGAAAGATTCCAATTCGTTCCACTCGGTTTGTCTTGATACTTCCCCACCTATATTCTACCTCAACGACGTCAGTAAATCAATCATAGCGTCTATTGAGGAACTCAACAGATCTTCTGGAGAGATTGTAGCGGCCTACACTTTCGATGCTGGACCTAACGCCGTTATCTACGCGTTAGAAAAGAATATCCCGAAAGTGTTGGGTGTAATTACCAAATTTTTCCCTACCTCTGAGGAGAACAGTGATCCATTCGGTACGGCCGCGGAGGCCTTGCCTGAAGGGTATAACACCAATGTGGTTAGAGAGGGCGGGTGGGAGAAGGGTGCGGTGAAGAGTCTGATTCATACGAGGGTGGGGGACGGACCTAGGACTTTGGGTAGGGAGGAGAGTTTGTTgggtgagaatggggagCCGAAGGTGCTGGCTTAG
- a CDS encoding nicotinate phosphoribosyltransferase, whose amino-acid sequence MTDNLNIPAEEVEIPFSILDTDLYKLTMQNAVLHHFYDAQVIIKFTNRSPSMLFNRECFDWVKGKVLRLGELQLQPHERNALKASYPWFSDKYLDYLASMRLDPLNQVELSFHPSAESEDGNFGEIGIIIKGPWRDTILYEVPIMSILSEGYFKFVDTDWNYDGQFELAKKKALDLLTPPSGVSPLIFSEFGTRRRRSFRTQDTIIRGLIAGYEEWKNNGGKGGALAGTSNVYLALKYGLKPVGTIAHEWIMAIGAKYGYKGANGRAMDMWEEVYPPGPGGAPLTMLTDTYTAQAFFADFDSDPERALRWSTLRQDSGDPFDFVNSAKEHWKIIEDKAGIVRKDDGETAKGRRVIFSDGLDVEKSIELQKGCDEIGMAASFGIGTFLTNDFKKSSDSSQTSKPLNIVIKLNQIDGKDCVKLSDDKGKYTGNVEEVKRAQEELGLPHEHEEKRRG is encoded by the exons ATGACAGATAACCTCAACATACCAGCAGAAGAGGTAGAAATACCCTTCTCAATCCTCGACACGGATTTATACAAG TTGACCATGCAAAATGCAGTCTTGCATCACTTCTACGACGCCCAGGTGATCATCAAATTCACCAacagatcaccttccatgcTGTTCAATAGAGAATGTTTCGACTGGGTCAAAGGCAAAGTACTTC GTCTGGGAGAACTGCAATTACAACCTCACGAGAGAAATGCTCTCAAAGCCTCCTATCCATGGTTCTCAGACAAATACCTCGATTATCTCGCCTCAATGCGACTGGACCCTCTGAACCAGGTCGAACTCTCCTTCCATCCCAGTGCGGAATCGGAGGATGGTAATTTCGGTGAGATTGGGATAATCATCAAAGGTCCTTGGAGGGATACTATCTTATATGAAGTACCTATCATGTCTATTT TGAGCGAAGGATACTTCAAATTCGTAGATACCGATTGGAACTATGATGGTCAATTCG AACTCGCCAAGAAGAAAGCACTCGACTTACTCACCCCACCGTCAGGAGTATCGCCTTTGATATTCTCAGAATTTGGTACGAGACGACGAAGATCGTTCAGAACGCAGGATACCATCATCAGAGGGTTGATAGCGGGGTACGAAGAGTGGAAGAACAatggtgggaaaggtggTGCGTTGGCTGGAACTTCCAAT GTATACCTCGCTCTGAAATACGGGTTGAAACCTGTCGGTACCATCGCTCATGAATGGATCATGGCTATCGGTGCGAAGTATGGCTACAAGGGTGCGAACGGGCGAGCAATGGATATGTGGGAGGAAG TCTACCCACCTGGACCAGGTGGCGCTCCTTTAACGATGTTAACTGATACGTATACCGCCCAAGCATTCTTCGCCGACTTTGACTCAGATCCCGAAAGAGCTCTTCGATGGTCGACTTTACGACAAGATTCCGGTGATCCATTCGACTTTGTGAATTCTGCTAAGGAGCATTGGAAGATTATAGAAGATAAGGCTGGGATTGTTaggaaagatgatggtgagacTGCGAAGGGACGAAGAGTGATTTTTAGCGATGGgttggatgtggagaagTCTATCGAGCTGCAGAAGGGATGTGACGAGATTGGGATGGCTG CTTCATTCGGCATAGGAACGTTCCTGACCAACGATTTCAAGAAGTCTTCGGATTCATCCCAAACTTCCAAACCGCTCAACATAgtcatcaagctcaatcaAATTGACGGTAAGGATTGTGTGAAGCTGTCGGATGATAAAGGAAAG TATACCGGTAATGTCGAAGAGGTCAAACGTGCACAGGAGGAATTGGGATTACCACACGAACACGAAGAGAAACGAAGGGGATAA